A region of the Paenibacillus sp. J23TS9 genome:
GGAAGACATGTGGCAAGAGCTTCCAAAGGTCCACGAGCTGTTCACCGAAATGATGGATCAAGCCTATAATGAACTTGGTTTTGACGCAACTGGACCGCTCGCTGTGGAAGTCTTTGCTCTGCCTGCTCAAGGCATGGTCGTCATCGTGACACGTGGGAAATATGATCATTCGCATTACAGTCATTTAGGGGAAGATGAGCTGCCCGAAGAAGTGTATGAAATGGAAGTGACCCTGGAGCAGAGCGACTCCATCGTGTATGCTTTCAACGATTTTGAAATACTGATTGAAGCTGCGCATGTTCTCGGCGGTCATATTACAGAGGCAGG
Encoded here:
- a CDS encoding genetic competence negative regulator translates to MKIERLSSDKIRIFLTFDDLSERGIQKEDMWQELPKVHELFTEMMDQAYNELGFDATGPLAVEVFALPAQGMVVIVTRGKYDHSHYSHLGEDELPEEVYEMEVTLEQSDSIVYAFNDFEILIEAAHVLGGHITEAGRLYHYKDKWVLYMDPELIDSSKHPSLIAVLAEYGEAASYTEAVLDEYGKVVMQENAIAGIREHFKRQD